A region from the Pseudomonas cucumis genome encodes:
- the rpsF gene encoding 30S ribosomal protein S6 codes for MRHYEIIFLVHPDQSEQVGGMVERYTKLIEEDGGKIHRLEDWGRRQLAYAINNVHKAHYVMLNVECTGKALAELEDNFRYNDAVIRNLVIRREEAVTGQSEMLKAEENRSERRERRDRPEHSDAEGVDGDDSDASDNADE; via the coding sequence ATGCGTCATTACGAAATCATCTTTTTGGTCCACCCGGATCAAAGCGAGCAAGTCGGCGGCATGGTTGAGCGTTACACCAAGCTGATCGAAGAAGACGGCGGCAAAATCCACCGTCTGGAAGATTGGGGCCGTCGTCAACTGGCCTACGCAATCAACAATGTTCACAAGGCTCACTACGTGATGCTGAACGTTGAGTGCACTGGCAAGGCCCTGGCCGAGCTGGAAGACAACTTCCGCTACAACGATGCAGTGATCCGTAACCTGGTCATCCGTCGCGAAGAAGCCGTTACCGGCCAATCCGAGATGCTCAAGGCTGAAGAAAACCGCAGTGAGCGCCGTGAGCGTCGCGACCGTCCTGAGCACTCCGACGCCGAAGGCGTTGATGGTGATGACAGCGACGCCAGCGATAACGCTGACGAGTAA
- a CDS encoding YgiQ family radical SAM protein, with protein sequence MQAAKPLFDYPKYWAECFGPAPFLPMSREEMDQLGWDSCDIIIVTGDAYVDHPSFGMAIIGRLLEAQGFRVGIIAQPNWQSKDDFMKLGEPNLFFGVAAGNMDSMINRYTADKKIRSDDAYTPGGLAGKRPDRASLVYSQRCKEAYKNVPIVLGGIEASLRRIAHYDYWQDRVRNSILIDACADILLYGNAERAIVEVAQRLSYGHKIEDITDVRGTAFIRRDTPKDWYEVDSTRIDRPGKIDKIINPYVNTQDTQACAIEQEKGPVEDPSEAKVVQILASPKMTRDKTVIRLPSVEKVRGDAVLYAHANRVLHLETNPGNARALVQKHGEVDVWFNPPPIPMTTEEMDYVFGMPYARVPHPAYGKEKIPAYDMIRFSVNIMRGCFGGCTFCSITEHEGRIIQNRSEESIIREIEEIRDKVPGFTGVISDLGGPTANMYRIACKTPEIESACRKPSCVFPGICPNLNTDHSSLIQLYRSARALPGVKKILIASGLRYDLAVESPEYVKELVTHHVGGYLKIAPEHTEEGPLNQMMKPGIGSYDKFKRMFEKYSKEAGKEQYLIPYFIAAHPGTTDEDMMNLALWLKGNGFRADQVQAFYPSPMATATAMYHSGKNPLRKVTYKSDAVTIVKSEEQRRLHKAFLRYHDPKGWPMLREALTRMGRADLIGPGKNQLIPLHQPATDSYQSARRKNSTPAGSHKVAGEKTTKILTQHTGLPPRASDGGNPWDKREQAKAAAFARNQQAAKERKDAAKGKGPKPARKPVVPR encoded by the coding sequence ATGCAAGCAGCCAAGCCGTTATTTGACTATCCCAAGTACTGGGCCGAATGTTTCGGGCCAGCGCCATTCCTGCCGATGAGCAGGGAGGAGATGGATCAGCTTGGCTGGGATTCCTGCGACATCATCATCGTCACCGGTGATGCCTACGTCGATCACCCATCGTTCGGCATGGCGATCATCGGCCGGCTGCTGGAGGCCCAGGGCTTCCGCGTCGGGATCATTGCGCAGCCGAACTGGCAGTCCAAAGACGACTTCATGAAGCTCGGCGAGCCGAACCTGTTTTTCGGCGTCGCGGCCGGCAACATGGACTCGATGATCAACCGCTACACCGCCGACAAGAAAATCCGTTCCGACGACGCCTACACCCCCGGTGGCCTGGCGGGCAAACGTCCGGACCGCGCGAGTCTGGTTTACAGCCAGCGTTGCAAGGAAGCCTACAAGAACGTGCCGATCGTGCTCGGTGGCATTGAAGCTTCCCTGCGCCGAATCGCCCACTATGACTACTGGCAGGACCGGGTGCGCAACTCGATCCTGATCGACGCCTGCGCCGATATCCTGCTCTACGGCAACGCCGAGCGTGCGATCGTCGAAGTCGCCCAGCGTCTGTCCTACGGTCACAAGATCGAAGACATCACCGACGTGCGCGGTACTGCGTTCATCCGTCGTGACACGCCGAAAGACTGGTACGAAGTCGATTCCACGCGCATCGACCGTCCGGGCAAGATCGACAAGATCATCAACCCGTACGTGAACACCCAGGACACTCAAGCTTGCGCAATCGAGCAGGAAAAAGGCCCGGTTGAAGACCCAAGCGAAGCCAAGGTTGTGCAGATCCTCGCCAGCCCGAAGATGACGCGTGACAAAACTGTGATTCGTCTGCCATCGGTCGAGAAAGTCCGTGGCGATGCGGTGCTCTATGCCCACGCCAACCGCGTGCTTCACCTGGAAACCAACCCGGGCAACGCCCGTGCGCTGGTGCAGAAGCATGGCGAAGTGGACGTCTGGTTCAACCCGCCTCCGATTCCGATGACCACCGAAGAAATGGACTACGTGTTCGGCATGCCTTACGCACGGGTTCCGCACCCGGCGTACGGCAAGGAAAAGATTCCTGCCTACGACATGATCCGCTTCTCGGTGAACATCATGCGTGGCTGCTTCGGTGGCTGCACCTTCTGCTCGATCACCGAGCACGAAGGGCGGATCATCCAGAACCGTTCCGAAGAGTCGATCATTCGCGAAATCGAAGAGATCCGCGACAAGGTTCCGGGTTTCACCGGCGTCATTTCCGACCTCGGCGGCCCGACTGCGAACATGTACCGCATCGCCTGCAAGACCCCGGAAATCGAATCCGCGTGCCGCAAGCCATCGTGCGTGTTCCCCGGCATCTGCCCGAACTTGAACACCGATCATTCGTCGCTGATCCAGCTCTATCGCAGCGCCCGTGCCTTGCCGGGTGTGAAGAAGATCCTGATCGCGTCTGGCCTGCGTTACGACCTCGCGGTCGAGTCGCCGGAATACGTCAAGGAGCTGGTGACCCACCACGTCGGTGGTTACCTGAAGATCGCCCCGGAACACACCGAGGAAGGTCCGCTCAACCAGATGATGAAACCGGGCATCGGCAGCTATGACAAATTCAAGCGCATGTTCGAGAAATACTCCAAGGAAGCCGGGAAAGAGCAGTACCTGATTCCGTACTTCATCGCCGCTCACCCGGGCACCACCGACGAAGACATGATGAACCTGGCCCTGTGGCTCAAGGGCAACGGTTTCCGTGCCGACCAGGTGCAGGCGTTCTACCCGTCGCCGATGGCCACCGCCACCGCGATGTACCACTCGGGCAAGAACCCGTTGCGTAAGGTCACCTACAAGAGCGACGCCGTGACCATCGTCAAGAGCGAGGAGCAGCGCCGCCTGCACAAGGCGTTCTTGCGTTACCACGACCCGAAAGGCTGGCCGATGCTGCGTGAAGCGCTGACCCGCATGGGCCGTGCCGACCTGATCGGGCCGGGCAAGAACCAGTTGATCCCGTTGCATCAACCGGCGACCGACAGCTACCAGAGCGCCCGTCGCAAGAACTCGACACCGGCCGGCAGCCACAAAGTGGCAGGGGAAAAGACCACCAAAATCCTGACCCAGCACACCGGTCTGCCACCGCGCGCCAGCGACGGCGGCAACCCGTGGGACAAGCGTGAACAGGCCAAGGCTGCGGCGTTTGCCCGCAACCAGCAGGCGGCCAAGGAGCGCAAGGACGCGGCCAAAGGCAAGGGGCCGAAACCTGCGCGCAAGCCGGTCGTGCCGCGCTAA
- the dnaB gene encoding replicative DNA helicase, which yields MNDISAPEQYDLQTAALKVPPHSIEAEQAVLGGLMLDNNAWERVLDQVSDGDFYRHDHRLIFRAIAKLADQNSPIDVVTLAEQLDKEGQTSQVGGLGYLGELAKNTPSVANIKAYAQIVRARATLRQLIGIATEIADSAFNPEGRTAEEILDEAERQIFQIAEARPKTGGPVSVNDLLTKAIDRIDTLFNTDNAITGLSTGYTDLDEKTSGLQPADLIIVAGRPSMGKTTFAMNLVENAVLRSDKCVLVYSLEMPGESLIMRMLSSLGRIDQTKVRAGRLDDDDWPRLTSAVNLLNDRKLFIDDTAGISPSEMRARTRRLVREHGDIALIMIDYLQLMQIPGSGGDNRTNEISEISRSLKALAKEFNCPVVALSQLNRSLEQRPNKRPINSDLRESGAIEQDADVIMFVYRDEVYHPETEHKGIAEIIIGKQRNGPIGTSRLAFIGKYTRFENLAPGSYNFDDE from the coding sequence ATGAACGATATCTCCGCTCCCGAGCAATATGATCTGCAAACCGCTGCCCTGAAGGTGCCGCCGCATTCCATCGAGGCCGAACAGGCCGTGCTCGGTGGTCTGATGCTGGACAACAACGCCTGGGAACGCGTGCTCGATCAAGTCTCCGACGGCGATTTCTATCGGCATGACCACCGCCTGATCTTCCGGGCCATCGCCAAGCTGGCGGACCAGAACTCCCCGATCGACGTCGTGACCCTTGCCGAGCAATTGGACAAGGAAGGTCAGACCTCGCAAGTCGGTGGCCTCGGTTACCTCGGTGAACTGGCGAAAAACACGCCGTCCGTCGCCAACATCAAGGCCTATGCGCAAATCGTTCGTGCGCGGGCGACGTTGCGGCAGTTGATTGGCATCGCCACCGAAATTGCTGACAGCGCCTTTAACCCGGAAGGCCGCACGGCTGAAGAGATTCTCGACGAAGCTGAGCGGCAGATCTTCCAGATCGCCGAGGCCCGGCCAAAAACCGGCGGCCCGGTGAGCGTGAATGATCTGCTGACCAAGGCTATCGACCGCATCGACACCTTGTTCAACACCGACAACGCCATCACTGGCCTGTCCACCGGTTACACCGACCTCGACGAGAAGACCAGTGGCTTGCAGCCTGCCGACCTGATCATCGTCGCCGGCCGTCCGTCCATGGGTAAAACCACCTTTGCGATGAACCTGGTGGAAAACGCCGTATTGCGCAGCGACAAGTGCGTACTGGTTTACTCACTGGAGATGCCAGGCGAATCGCTGATCATGCGTATGCTTTCGTCCCTTGGGCGTATCGACCAGACCAAGGTCCGGGCCGGTCGCCTGGACGATGACGATTGGCCGCGCCTGACCTCGGCGGTCAACCTGCTGAACGATCGCAAGCTGTTCATCGACGACACGGCCGGTATCAGCCCGTCGGAGATGCGCGCGCGGACCCGGCGTCTGGTGCGTGAACACGGCGATATCGCCCTGATCATGATCGACTACCTGCAGCTGATGCAGATTCCAGGTTCCGGCGGCGACAACCGGACCAACGAGATTTCCGAGATCTCCCGTTCCTTGAAAGCCCTCGCCAAGGAATTCAACTGCCCGGTCGTGGCGCTGTCCCAGCTCAACCGTTCTCTGGAGCAACGACCGAACAAGCGCCCGATCAACTCTGACTTGCGGGAATCTGGAGCGATCGAGCAGGATGCTGACGTGATCATGTTCGTGTACCGGGATGAGGTGTACCACCCGGAAACCGAACATAAAGGCATCGCCGAGATCATCATCGGCAAACAGCGGAACGGCCCGATCGGCACGTCACGACTGGCGTTCATCGGTAAATACACCCGCTTCGAAAACCTGGCGCCGGGTAGCTACAACTTCGACGACGAGTAA
- the rnr gene encoding ribonuclease R, translating into MADWQSLDPEAAREAEKYENPIPSRELILQHLADRGSPANREQLVEEFGLTTEDQIEALRRRLRAMERDAQLIYTRRGTYAPVDKLDLILGRISGHRDGFGFLVPDDGSDDLFMSPAQMRLVFDGDRALARVSGLDRRGRREGMIVEVVSRAHETIVGRYFEEGGIGFVVADNPKIQQEVLVTPGRNANAQIGQFVEVKITHWPTPRFQPQGDVVEVVGNYMAPGMEIDVALRTYDIPHVWPEAVLKEAAKLKPEVEEKDKEKRIDLRHLPFVTIDGEDARDFDDAVYCEAKPGKLRLFSGGWKLYVAIADVSSYVKIGSALDNESQVRGNSVYFPERVVPMLPEQLSNGLCSLNPHVDRLAMVCEMTISKSGEMTDYCFYEAVIHSHARLTYNKVSAMLETPKATEARQLRGEYTDVLPHLKQLYALYKVLLAARHVRGAIDFETQETRIIFGSERKIAEIRPTVRNDAHKLIEECMLAANVATAEFLKKHEIPALYRVHDGPPPERLEKLRAFLGELGLSLHKGKDGPSPKDYQALLASIKDRPDFHLIQTVMLRSLSQAVYSADNQGHFGLNYEAYTHFTSPIRRYPDLLTHRAIRSVIHSKMDTPHVRRAGAMIIPKARIYPYDEAILEQLGEQCSMSERRADEATRDVVNWLKCEFMKDRVGESFPGVITAVTGFGLFVELTDIYVEGLVHVTALPGDYYHFDPVHHRLAGERTGRSFRLGDTVEVRVMRVDLDERKIDFEMAEKTISAPIGRKKRGIETAAPAAKTAVESAPAKTGRRPAKEKAVEAYRPSDAAAKNAELRKSRELKQALLSEAKSGGKAASGGKTGRSAPDKASGGKPAKPSKHRKGPPKAGSAPAARSGGARKPKAKS; encoded by the coding sequence ATGGCCGATTGGCAGTCCCTCGATCCCGAGGCCGCTCGTGAAGCGGAAAAATATGAAAACCCTATTCCTAGCCGCGAACTGATCCTTCAGCACCTTGCTGATCGAGGTTCGCCTGCTAACCGCGAGCAGCTGGTCGAAGAGTTTGGTCTGACCACAGAAGACCAGATCGAAGCCCTGCGTCGCCGCCTGCGCGCCATGGAGCGCGACGCTCAACTCATCTATACCCGTCGCGGCACTTATGCGCCGGTGGACAAGCTCGACCTGATCCTGGGCCGCATCAGCGGTCACCGTGACGGCTTTGGCTTCCTGGTCCCGGACGACGGCAGTGACGACCTGTTCATGAGCCCGGCGCAAATGCGCCTGGTGTTCGACGGCGACCGTGCCCTGGCCCGTGTTTCCGGCCTCGACCGTCGCGGTCGCCGCGAAGGCATGATCGTTGAAGTGGTGTCCCGTGCCCACGAGACCATCGTCGGTCGTTACTTCGAAGAGGGCGGTATCGGTTTTGTGGTCGCGGACAATCCGAAGATCCAGCAAGAAGTGCTGGTGACTCCGGGCCGCAACGCCAACGCCCAGATCGGTCAGTTCGTCGAAGTGAAGATCACTCACTGGCCGACGCCACGCTTCCAGCCGCAAGGCGACGTGGTCGAAGTCGTGGGTAACTACATGGCGCCGGGCATGGAAATCGATGTCGCCCTGCGCACCTACGATATTCCTCACGTCTGGCCAGAAGCGGTGCTCAAAGAAGCCGCCAAGCTCAAGCCGGAAGTCGAAGAGAAGGACAAAGAGAAGCGCATTGACCTGCGCCATCTGCCGTTCGTGACTATCGATGGCGAAGATGCACGGGACTTCGATGACGCGGTCTACTGCGAAGCCAAGCCGGGCAAACTGCGCCTGTTCTCCGGTGGCTGGAAGTTGTACGTGGCGATCGCCGACGTTTCCAGCTACGTGAAAATCGGTTCAGCGCTGGATAACGAATCCCAGGTGCGTGGCAACTCGGTGTACTTCCCCGAGCGTGTCGTGCCGATGCTGCCTGAGCAATTGTCCAACGGCCTGTGCTCGCTGAACCCGCACGTCGATCGTCTGGCCATGGTCTGCGAGATGACTATCTCCAAATCCGGCGAGATGACCGACTACTGCTTCTACGAAGCGGTAATTCACTCCCACGCTCGCCTGACCTATAACAAGGTCAGCGCCATGCTGGAGACGCCGAAAGCCACCGAAGCGCGTCAGCTTCGTGGTGAATACACCGACGTCCTGCCGCACCTCAAGCAGTTGTATGCGCTGTACAAGGTTCTGCTGGCGGCCCGTCACGTGCGCGGCGCGATCGATTTCGAAACGCAGGAAACCCGGATCATCTTCGGTTCCGAGCGCAAGATTGCCGAAATCCGTCCGACCGTTCGCAACGACGCCCACAAGCTGATCGAGGAATGCATGCTGGCGGCCAACGTGGCCACCGCCGAATTCCTGAAAAAGCACGAAATCCCTGCGTTGTACCGCGTCCACGACGGCCCGCCACCGGAGCGTCTGGAAAAACTGCGCGCCTTCCTTGGCGAGCTCGGCCTGTCCCTGCACAAAGGCAAGGACGGTCCGTCGCCGAAGGATTACCAGGCTTTGCTGGCAAGCATCAAGGACCGTCCGGATTTCCATCTGATCCAGACCGTCATGCTGCGTTCGTTGAGCCAGGCGGTGTACAGCGCCGATAATCAGGGCCACTTCGGCCTGAATTACGAAGCCTATACCCACTTCACTTCGCCGATTCGCCGCTACCCGGACTTGCTCACGCACCGGGCGATCCGCAGCGTCATCCATTCGAAAATGGACACCCCGCACGTTCGCCGTGCCGGCGCGATGATCATTCCAAAAGCGCGCATCTACCCGTACGACGAAGCGATCCTGGAGCAACTCGGCGAGCAGTGCTCGATGAGCGAACGCCGTGCCGACGAAGCGACCCGCGACGTGGTGAACTGGCTCAAGTGCGAGTTCATGAAAGACCGTGTGGGCGAATCGTTCCCGGGTGTGATCACCGCCGTGACCGGTTTCGGCCTGTTCGTCGAGCTGACCGATATCTACGTCGAAGGCCTGGTGCACGTCACCGCGCTGCCGGGCGATTACTACCACTTCGATCCTGTACACCACCGCCTCGCCGGTGAGCGTACCGGTCGCAGCTTCCGCCTTGGCGATACCGTTGAAGTGCGCGTCATGCGCGTCGACCTCGACGAGCGCAAGATTGACTTCGAGATGGCTGAAAAAACCATCAGCGCGCCGATTGGTCGCAAAAAACGTGGAATTGAAACCGCTGCTCCGGCCGCCAAAACAGCTGTGGAGTCGGCACCGGCGAAAACCGGTCGTCGTCCTGCCAAGGAAAAGGCTGTCGAAGCCTATCGTCCGAGTGATGCAGCGGCAAAAAATGCCGAGTTGCGCAAAAGTCGTGAACTGAAACAGGCGTTGTTGTCTGAAGCGAAAAGCGGCGGTAAAGCGGCGTCTGGGGGAAAGACCGGGCGGTCGGCGCCTGACAAGGCCTCCGGCGGCAAGCCAGCAAAACCGAGCAAACACCGTAAAGGCCCGCCAAAAGCGGGTTCCGCTCCAGCCGCCAGAAGCGGCGGGGCGCGTAAACCTAAGGCCAAGTCATGA
- a CDS encoding YybS family protein produces MRALAEFIMRGRMQATLVVAGCATLPLLYWLGAAAGCLVLLRRGLKDALGVLALGLLPALIWWLYSDDPRALLVLLGSSSLALVLRASESWNRVLLVSIAMGLVFSVVLGAAFAPQIEMLAQALIKVMPSLLGDVYQQLSVDEQARFASLIAPVLTGLIAALLQIVSVLSLIVGRYWQALLYNPGGFGREFRAIRIPLGPAMLLLALMLLGPNLGSQMAMLTPLCSVPLVFAGLALIHGLVAQKRLAKFWLVGLYVTLLLFMQLIYPLLVVLAIVDSLIDFRGRSAPKDADNANGEG; encoded by the coding sequence ATGCGCGCCTTAGCTGAGTTCATCATGCGCGGCCGTATGCAGGCCACTCTGGTAGTGGCCGGATGTGCAACGTTGCCGTTGTTGTATTGGTTGGGTGCTGCCGCAGGATGCCTTGTGCTCCTGCGGCGCGGATTGAAGGACGCCTTGGGCGTTCTTGCTCTGGGACTGCTGCCGGCGTTGATCTGGTGGCTTTACTCCGATGACCCACGGGCACTTCTGGTGCTGCTGGGGTCTTCGAGCCTTGCGTTGGTTTTGCGCGCAAGCGAGTCCTGGAACCGCGTGCTGCTGGTCAGCATAGCGATGGGATTGGTGTTTTCAGTGGTGCTGGGGGCGGCTTTTGCGCCCCAGATCGAGATGCTGGCGCAGGCTTTGATAAAAGTCATGCCGTCGCTACTCGGTGATGTCTACCAGCAATTGTCGGTAGACGAGCAAGCGCGTTTCGCGTCCCTGATTGCACCGGTCCTGACCGGCCTGATTGCGGCTTTGTTGCAAATCGTCAGTGTGCTGAGCCTGATTGTCGGGCGCTACTGGCAGGCGTTGTTGTACAACCCGGGTGGTTTTGGTCGCGAGTTTCGCGCCATCCGAATCCCGCTGGGACCGGCGATGTTGCTGCTGGCGTTAATGCTTCTGGGGCCTAATTTAGGCTCGCAGATGGCCATGTTGACGCCGTTGTGCAGTGTACCGCTGGTGTTCGCCGGGCTGGCCCTGATTCACGGGCTGGTGGCGCAAAAGCGACTGGCCAAATTCTGGCTGGTGGGGTTGTACGTCACGCTGTTGCTGTTCATGCAACTGATCTATCCGTTGCTGGTGGTCTTGGCCATCGTCGACAGCCTGATTGATTTTCGCGGTCGTTCGGCACCGAAAGATGCCGATAACGCGAACGGTGAAGGTTAA
- the rpsR gene encoding 30S ribosomal protein S18 yields the protein MARFFRRRKFCRFTAEDVKEIDYKDLNTLKAYVSETGKIVPSRITGTKARYQRQLATAIKRARFLALLAYTDSHGR from the coding sequence ATGGCACGTTTCTTCCGTCGTCGTAAATTCTGCCGCTTCACCGCTGAAGACGTGAAAGAGATCGATTACAAAGATCTCAACACTCTGAAAGCTTACGTATCCGAGACCGGCAAAATCGTTCCAAGCCGCATCACCGGTACCAAAGCACGTTATCAGCGTCAGCTGGCCACCGCTATCAAGCGCGCCCGCTTCCTGGCCCTGCTGGCCTACACCGACAGCCACGGCCGCTGA
- the rplI gene encoding 50S ribosomal protein L9 — MQLILLEKVTNLGNLGDKVNVKAGYGRNYLLPYGKATAATAANLAAFEERRAELEKAAADRKTSAESRAAQLAELEVTITATAGDEGKLFGSIGTHDIADALTASGVEVAKSEVRLPNGTIRNVGEFDVAVHLHAEVEATVRVVVVAA, encoded by the coding sequence ATGCAACTGATCCTTCTGGAAAAAGTCACCAACCTGGGCAACCTGGGTGACAAAGTGAACGTTAAGGCTGGTTACGGTCGTAACTACCTGCTGCCTTACGGCAAAGCTACCGCTGCGACCGCTGCCAACCTGGCTGCGTTCGAAGAGCGTCGCGCTGAGCTGGAAAAAGCCGCAGCAGACCGTAAAACTTCGGCTGAAAGCCGTGCCGCCCAACTGGCTGAGCTGGAAGTGACTATCACTGCCACCGCTGGTGACGAAGGCAAGCTGTTCGGTTCGATCGGCACCCACGACATCGCTGATGCACTGACCGCCTCTGGCGTTGAAGTTGCAAAAAGCGAAGTTCGTCTGCCGAACGGCACCATCCGCAACGTAGGCGAATTCGACGTAGCCGTGCACCTGCACGCCGAAGTTGAAGCCACCGTACGCGTTGTCGTGGTAGCAGCTTAA
- the rlmB gene encoding 23S rRNA (guanosine(2251)-2'-O)-methyltransferase RlmB: protein MSQLEKIYGVHAVEALLRHHPKRVKQIWLAEGRSDPRVQTLIALAAENRVAVGQAERRELDAWVEGVHQGVVADVSPSQVWGEAMLDELLDRTEGAPLLLVLDGVTDPHNLGACLRSADAAGALAVIVPKDKSATLTPTVRKVACGAAEVIPLVAVTNLARTLEKLKQRGLWVVGTAGEAEQELYQQDLTGPTILIMGAEGSGMRRLTRDLCDYLVRLPMAGSVSSLNVSVATGVCLFEALRQRGVKAAGTAKK from the coding sequence ATGAGTCAGTTGGAAAAAATCTATGGCGTGCACGCTGTAGAAGCGTTGCTGCGTCATCACCCAAAACGCGTCAAGCAGATCTGGCTGGCTGAAGGCCGCAGTGATCCGCGGGTGCAGACGCTGATCGCACTCGCTGCCGAAAATCGCGTAGCGGTCGGCCAGGCTGAGCGTCGTGAGCTGGATGCGTGGGTAGAAGGCGTGCACCAGGGCGTGGTCGCGGACGTGAGTCCGAGTCAGGTCTGGGGCGAAGCGATGCTCGACGAATTGCTCGATCGTACCGAAGGCGCGCCACTGTTGCTGGTGCTCGACGGCGTGACCGATCCGCACAACCTCGGCGCTTGTCTGCGTTCGGCCGATGCGGCCGGCGCGCTGGCGGTGATCGTGCCAAAGGACAAGTCAGCCACCCTGACCCCGACGGTGCGTAAAGTCGCCTGTGGCGCGGCGGAAGTAATTCCGTTGGTAGCCGTGACCAACCTGGCGCGCACCCTGGAAAAACTCAAACAGCGTGGCTTGTGGGTCGTCGGTACGGCGGGCGAGGCTGAGCAGGAGCTGTATCAGCAAGACCTGACCGGCCCGACCATCCTGATCATGGGCGCGGAGGGCAGCGGCATGCGCCGCCTGACTCGTGATCTTTGCGACTACCTGGTGCGTCTGCCGATGGCGGGCAGTGTCAGCAGTCTCAACGTTTCGGTAGCGACTGGCGTTTGCCTGTTCGAGGCCCTGCGCCAGCGCGGCGTCAAAGCTGCCGGGACCGCCAAAAAGTAA